A window of the Hordeum vulgare subsp. vulgare chromosome 5H, MorexV3_pseudomolecules_assembly, whole genome shotgun sequence genome harbors these coding sequences:
- the LOC123400220 gene encoding glucan endo-1,3-beta-glucosidase GV-like has protein sequence MALPKLLLLLLVVGGALSLTFFPGSEAGDVGVCYGMMGDNLPQPPAVVQLLKQHGITMVRLFNADAGGLRALANTGIKVGVSLPNDNVAEAASSMSYAVRWVQSNVQAYPGTWIDSVSVGNEVFHQAPWLTHQLLPAMKNIQAALAGAGLGDAVKVVTPIAMDALKVPSFPPSVGEFRDDLAWSVMRPMVDFLEQTGSHLTFNVYPYFAYKYDSHVDPDFAFFRPNNGQHDPGTGLTYFNLFDAMVDAVFHAVEKLGNSGGRTRGRRRGGVTSTMGVPESGAPAGKGKTGVALAGSASTENARAYNSNLISKVLRGAGTPYNPDADISVYIFSLFNENLKPGDDDERNFGLFYPNGTQVYDVDFTRPGPEPEGPSWCVANAAVGDGRLRDALDYACGHGADCSGIQPGGWCFDPNTMVAHASYAFNDYYQRNGRSEEACRFGGCGSVVHQQPRFGNCVLPQWRDGLKRLGGPPYVQLSQDL, from the exons ATGGCACTCCCTaagctgctgctcctcctcctcgttgtgGGCGGTGCACTGTCACTCACCTTCTTCCCCGGTTCAG AGGCCGGCGATGTGGGGGTGTGCTACGGGATGATGGGTGACAACCTGCCACAGCCGCCGGCGGTGGTGCAGCTGCTGAAGCAGCACGGCATCACGATGGTGAGACTGTTCAACGCAGACGCCGGTGGGCTCCGGGCGCTGGCCAACACCGGCATCAAGGTTGGGGTGTCGCTGCCCAACGACAACGTAGCAGAGGCGGCGAGCAGCATGTCGTACGCGGTGCGGTGGGTGCAGAGCAACGTGCAGGCGTACCCGGGCACGTGGATCGACAGCGTGTCCGTCGGGAACGAGGTGTTCCACCAGGCGCCATGGCTGACCCATCAGCTCCTCCCGGCCATGAAGAACATCCAGGCGGCGCTGGCCGGCGCGGGCCTGGGCGACGCCGTGAAGGTGGTGACGCCGATCGCCATGGACGCGCTCAAGGTGCCGTCGTTCCCGCCGTCCGTGGGGGAGTTCCGGGACGACCTGGCGTGGTCGGTGATGAGGCCCATGGTGGATTTCCTGGAGCAGACCGGCTCGCACCTCACCTTCAACGTCTACCCCTACTTCGCCTACAAGTACGATTCCCATGTCGACCCCGACTTCGCCTTCTTCCGCCCCAACAACGGGCAGCACGACCCGGGCACCGGCCTCACctacttcaacctgttcgacgccATGGTCGACGCCGTGTTCCATGCCGTGGAGAAGCTGGGCAACTCCGGCGGGCGCACTCGCGGCAGGAGGCGCGGTGGTGTAACCTCGACGATGGGGGTACCAGAGTCGGGTGCCCCGGCCGGCAAAGGCAAAACGGGGGTAGCATTGGCGGGCTCGGCTTCGACGGAGAACGCCCGGGCGTACAACTCCAACCTCATCAGCAAGGTTCTGAGAGGCGCCGGCACGCCGTACAACCCCGACGCCGACATCTCGGTCTACATCTTCTCCCTTTTCAACGAGAACCTCAAgcccggcgacgacgacgagcgcAACTTCGGCCTCTTCTACCCCAACGGCACGCAGGTGTACGACGTGGACTTCACGCGCCCTGGCCCCGAGCCCGAGGGGCCTAGCTGGTGCGTGGCCAACGCGGCGGTCGGGGACGGGCGGCTCCGGGACGCGCTGGACTACGCGTGCGGCCACGGGGCGGACTGCAGCGGCATCCAGCCCGGCGGGTGGTGCTTCGACCCCAACACCATGGTCGCGCACGCCTCCTACGCCTTCAACGACTACTACCAGCGGAACGGCCGGTCCGAGGAGGCCTGTCGCTTCGGCGGCTGCGGCTCCGTCGTCCACCAGCAGCCCA GGTTCGGCAACTGCGTGCTGCCGCAATGGCGTGACGGACTCAAGCGGTTGGGAGGACCGCCGTACGTGCAGCTATCGCAAGACCTCTAG
- the LOC123400218 gene encoding cysteine-rich receptor-like protein kinase 6: MHSKSYNKLKPSHQPFRIHGMARRLLLSVAIAAATLLTPPGAAGYPWPLCGQAGGFPADSNYKASLSLLAATMPKNTSMSPGLFATAQAGAAPEKVWALALCRGDASASYCFSCIDQAFQDLISSCDYKDATIYFDSCVLTYSNIHFRAADDAKYSPTYSIRNLANATADSAGFQRLVAALVNATAGSAAFNSSARLYASGQADFDKELPHVYSWAQCTPDMSPDRCWRCLVRLMRELPTYFTDGIGARVLGIRCSLRYETQPFFNGTATVRLSATSARAPAPAALPNVGAVGKGIKFRVPIMVPIILLPILSAISLIACFFLWRKLRPPTEAEQPYPSYSAEVEDVESVDSIMIDILTLQTATDDFAESNKLGEGGFGAVYKGTLPDGEQIAVKRMSKSSTQGLEELRNELALVAKLKHKNLVSLIGVCLEQQERLLVYEFLPNRSLDLILFAKDSAKREQLDWAKRHKIIEGIARGLQYLHEDSQLKVVHRDLKASNILLDMNSVPKISDFGLAKIFGRDQTQGVTNRVVGTHGYMAPEYMMRGNYSVKSDAFSFGVMVLEIVTGRKNNDDSSGKSEDLLTTVWEHSTTSTVLEVVDPCMNGSFLEKEVLRCVQIGLLCVQENPVDRPTMSTVVTMLGGETFTLPAPSKPPFCSRKNGTCAD, encoded by the exons ATGCATAGCAAAAGCTACAACAAATTAAAGCCGTCTCACCAGCCTTTCCGCATCCACGGCATGGCTCGCCGTCTCCTCCTATCCGTGGCCATCGCCGCGGCGACGCTTCTCACGCCGCCCGGCGCCGCGGGATACCCGTGGCCGCTTTGCGGCCAAGCCGGCGGCTTCCCGGCGGACAGCAATTACAAGGCGAGCCTCAGCCTCCTCGCCGCCACCATGCCCAAGAACACATCCATGTCCCCGGGCCTCTTCGCCACCGCGcaggccggcgccgccccggAGAAGGTGTGGGCTCTCGCGCTCTGCCGCGGCGACGCCAGCGCCTCCTACTGCTTCAGCTGCATCGACCAGGCCTTCCAGGACCTCATCAGCTCGTGCGACTACAAGGACGCCACCATCTACTTCGACTCGTGCGTGCTCACCTACTCCAACATCCACTTCCGCGCCGCCGACGACGCCAAGTACAGCCCGACATACTCCATCCGCAACCTTGCTAACGCCACGGCGGATTCGGCGGGGTTCCAGCGCCTCGTGGCGGCGCTCGTCAACGCCACCGCCGGCAGCGCCGCCTTCAACTCCTCGGCGCGCCTGTACGCGTCCGGGCAGGCCGACTTTGACAAGGAGCTGCCGCACGTGTACAGCTGGGCGCAGTGCACGCCGGACATGTCGCCGGACCGCTGCTGGAGGTGCCTCGTCCGGCTCATGAGGGAGTTGCCGACCTACTTCACGGACGGCATCGGGGCCAGGGTTCTCGGGATCAGGTGCAGCCTCAGGTATGAGACCCAGCCCTTCTTCAATGGCACGGCCACCGTGCGGCTGTCGGCAACATCAGCCAGAGCGCCGGCGCCGGCCGCGCTGCCTAATGTCGGGGCGGTTGGAAAAG GAATAAAGTTCAGAGTCCCTATCATGGTTCCTATAATTCTGTTGCCCATCCTGTCAGCCATAAGCCTCATCGCCTGCTTCTTTTTGTGGAGGAAGCTGCGGCCACCGACCGAAGCAGAGCAGCCAT ATCCCAGTTACTCCGCTGAAGTCGAAGACGTTGAGAGTGTAGACTCGATCATGATTGACATTTTAACACTGCAAACTGCGACCGATGATTTTGCGGAGAGCAACAAGCTCGGGGAAGGCGGATTCGGTGCGGTGTACAAG GGTACGCTCCCAGATGGCGAGCAAATAGCAGTGAAGAGGATGTCGAAAAGCTCAACCCAAGGACTGGAGGAGTTGAGGAACGAGCTGGCTTTGGTTGCCAAGCTCAAGCACAAGAACCTTGTCTCGCTCATTGGTGTTTGCCTGGAGCAGCAGGAGAGGCTGCTAGTCTACGAGTTCCTTCCTAACCGGAGTCTCGACCTCATCCTTTTCG CAAAAGACAGTGCAAAGCGCGAGCAACTTGATTGGGCGAAGAGGCACAAGATCATAGAGGGAATCGCTCGGGGCCTGCAGTACCTTCATGAAGACTCCCAGCTCAAAGTAGTTCACCGTGATCTCAAAGCCAGCAACATCCTGCTCGACATGAACAGCGTCCCCAAGATCTCGGACTTTGGCCTCGCTAAGATCTTCGGGCGAGACCAGACGCAAGGTGTCACCAACCGTGTCGTCGGCACACA TGGATATATGGCGCCGGAGTACATGATGCGCGGGAACTATTCGGTGAAGTCGGACGCTTTTAGCTTTGGGGTTATGGTACTGGAGATCGTGACTGGAAGGAAGAACAATGATGATAGCTCGGGGAAGTCTGAAGATCTCCTCACCACG GTGTGGGAGCACTCGACGACTAGCACAGTGCTGGAGGTGGTAGACCCGTGCATGAACGGAAGTTTCTTGGAGAAAGAGGTGCTCAGGTGCGTGCAGATAGGGCTTCTCTGCGTGCAGGAGAACCCGGTGGACCGGCCGACAATGTCTACCGTGGTCACAATGCTCGGCGGCGAGACGTTTACGCTCCCTGCACCCTCCAAGCCACCGTTCTGCTCGAGGAAGAATGGCACATGTGCTGATTAG
- the LOC123400217 gene encoding cysteine-rich receptor-like protein kinase 6 has product MMSTAAAGPSHCYDSARGLKRRHADGMARHAVLLVVTVAVLLARRAAAEYPWPVCGSTGSFAANDSTYLASIGAIAATLPSNASASPGGLYATARAGQVRALGLCRGDANATACSGCLAQGFQDLPSACAYSKEATMYYDPCFLHYSSLDSRASDDTASGSAFSTAYSDNATAEPARFDRVVAALLNATADYAAHNSSATRLYASGVVAFDREIPEVYSWAQCTPDLTPARCRDCLANMIQQLGTPLYSVGARVLGIRCSVRYENRPFLDGPVMLRLPATGDPAPSPTTAPAPAPDVVPNVVTPVAAVGRGRKYSVPGMVLMVVLPSLAAANFIAGLFIWRRRRRSPAQANQPYPSYSTEGKDTESVDSMLMDISTLRAATGDFAESNKLGQGGFGAVYKGTLPDGEEIAVKRLSKSSTQGVEELKNELALVAKLKHKNLVRLVGVCLEQQERLLVYEFVPNRSLDQILFDTEKGEQLDWGMRHRIIRGIARGLQYLHEDSQLKVVHRDLKASNVLLDADMNPKISDFGLARLFGRGQTQGVTNRVIGTYGYMAPEYLMRGNYSVKSDVFSFGVMVLEIVTGRKNSDTLQSQDLLTMVWEHWSDRTVLEMMDPCMNNGFLESDARRCVQIGLLCVQENPVDRPMMSAVGMMLGSDTVSLGAPSKPTSTFYTRNASADSGNGFNVSTISVNDGPKDHSTTT; this is encoded by the exons ATGATGAGCACCGCAGCGGCAGGTCCCTCTCACTGCTACGACTC TGCCAGAGGGCTGAAGCGCAGACACGCGGACGGCATGGCTCGGCATGCCGTCCTGCTCGTGGTCACCGTCGCCGTGCTCCTCGCGCGCCGAGCCGCCGCCGAGTACCCGTGGCCAGTCTGCGGCAGCACCGGCAGCTTCGCCGCCAACGACAGCACGTACCTGGCGAGCATCGGCGCCATCGCCGCCACCCTCCCGAGCAACGCCTCGGCGTCCCCGGGCGGCCTCTACGCCACGGCGCGGGCCGGCCAGGTCCGCGCCCTCGGGCTCTGCCGCGGCGACGCCAACGCCACCGCCTGCTCCGGCTGCCTCGCCCAGGGATTCCAGGACCTGCCCAGCGCCTGCGCCTACAGCAAGGAGGCCACCATGTACTACGACCCCTGCTTCCTCCACTACTCCAGCCTCGACTCGCGCGCCTCCGACGACACCGCGTCGGGCTCGGCCTTCAGCACCGCCTACAGCGACAACGCCACGGCGGAGCCGGCCCGGTTCGACCGCGTCGTGGCGGCGCTCCTCAACGCCACCGCGGACTACGCCGCGCACAACTCCTCGGCGACGCGGCTGTATGCGTCCGGTGTGGTCGCCTTCGACCGGGAGATCCCCGAGGTGTACAGCTGGGCGCAGTGCACGCCGGACCTCACGCCGGCGCGGTGCCGGGATTGCCTCGCCAACATGATCCAGCAGTTGGGGACGCCGTTGTACAGCGTCGGGGCGAGGGTTCTTGGGATCAGGTGCAGCGTCCGGTACGAGAACAGGCCCTTCCTTGATGGCCCGGTAATGCTGCGCCTACCAGCAACTGGAGATCCCGCGCCGTCGCCTACCACAgcaccggcgccggcgccggatgTGGTGCCCAATGTTGTGACGCCGGTGGCGGCGGTCGGAAGAG GGAGAAAGTACAGTGTTCCTGGTATGGTCCTTATGGTTGTGCTGCCAAGTCTAGCAGCCGCAAACTTTATCGCCGGCTTATttatctggaggaggaggcggcggtcacCAGCACAAGCAAATCAACCAT ATCCCAGTTACTCCACGGAAGGTAAGGACACTGAGAGTGTAGACTCGATGCTGATGGACATTTCAACTCTGCGAGCTGCCACTGGGGACTTCGCGGAAAGCAACAAGCTTGGCCAAGGAGGCTTTGGTGCGGTGTACAAG GGTACTCTACCAGATGGCGAAGAGATAGCGGTGAAGAGATTATCCAAGAGCTCGACGCAGGGGGTGGAGGAGCTCAAGAACGAGCTCGCCCTCGTCGCAAAGCTCAAGCACAAGAATCTCGTCAGGCTTGTCGGTGTGTGCCTGGAGCAGCAGGAGCGACTGCTCGTCTACGAGTTCGTCCCCAACCGGAGCCTCGACCAGATCCTATTCG ACACTGAGAAAGGGGAGCAGCTTGACTGGGGAATGAGGCACAGGATCATACGCGGGATCGCTCGAGGCCTGCAGTACCTCCACGAAGACTCCCAGCTCAAGGTCGTCCATCGTGATCTCAAAGCCAGCAACGTCCTTCTTGACGCGGACATGAACCCGAAGATCTCGGACTTTGGCCTCGCGAGGCTCTTCGGGAGAGGCCAGACGCAGGGCGTCACCAACCGTGTCATTGGCACATA CGGATACATGGCGCCGGAGTACTTGATGCGCGGGAACTACTCCGTGAAATCGGATGTGTTCAGCTTCGGGGTAATGGTTCTGGAGATCGTTACAGGAAGGAAGAACAGTGACACTTTGCAATCTCAAGATCTCTTGACCATG GTCTGGGAGCATTGGTCGGACCGAACGGTGTTGGAGATGATGGACCCGTGTATGAACAATGGCTTCTTAGAGAGCGACGCGAGGAGGTGCGTCCAGATAGGGCTGTTGTGCGTCCAGGAGAACCCGGTGGATAGGCCGATGATGTCTGCGGTGGGCATGATGCTTGGAAGCGACACGGTGTCTCTCGGTGCCCCGTCAAAGCCAACGTCTACATTTTACACTAGGAACGCTAGTGCCGACTCTGGAAATGGGTTCAATGTCTCGACTATTTCAGTGAATGATGGCCCCAAGGATCATTCTACTACGACTTAA
- the LOC123400221 gene encoding uncharacterized protein LOC123400221, which produces MHRSCHCSHIYYPCARIHYTTPVRQRGLVLDDAVASPNSVNYVKMRNARLAGADLAPRRRGARGSGAAPAWGSRGSSTVAGARGRGELLCCRARQGEELGRGGRVELAPEDATAAGSTTGSTQARGLAGSWRARVWRGVQGLWRWRAWRSGAVGWGCGRSGPVAAAGRLLWCGEMDSRRVVLAGDLLGAARGRDAKSACASWIWFAGRLAVGCR; this is translated from the coding sequence ATGCATCGGTCATGTCACTGCTCGCACATTTACTACCCCTGCGCGCGCATTCACTACACCACACCTGTGCGACAACGCGGCCTCGTCCTCGATGACGCAGTGGCCAGCCCGAACAGTGTCAACTATGTAAAGATGAGAAACGCGCGGCTGGCGGGCGCCGATCTGGCGCCGCGCCGGCGTGGGGCTCGCGGATCTGGCGCCGCGCCGGCGTGGGGCTCGCGCGGATCTAGCACGGTCGCCGGTGCACGCGGCAGAGGAGAGCTGTTGTGCTGCCGCGCACGACAAGGAGAAGAGCTGGGGCGCGGCGGCCGTGTCGAGCTGGCGCCGGAGGATGCGACGGCCGCTGGAAGCACGACGGGCTCGACACAGGCGCGGGGTTTGGCGGGCAGCTGGCGTGCGCGGGTCTGGCGCGGTGTGCAGGGGCTGTGGCGGTGGCGGGCATGGCGCTCGGGCGCGGTGGGTTGGGGCTGTGGCCGATCTGGCCCGGTTGCGGCGGCGGGCAGGCTGCTCTGGTGCGGTGAGATGGATTCCAGGCGGGTAGTTTTGGCCGGCGACCTCCTAGGCGCGGCCCGAGGGCGTGATGCGAAAAGTGCTTGTGCGTCATGGATTTGGTTTGCAGGAAGGCTGGCGGTGGGCTGCCGGTGA